One genomic window of Anaplasma centrale str. Israel includes the following:
- a CDS encoding ferredoxin family 2Fe-2S iron-sulfur cluster binding protein, with protein MPSVTFVSQNGVEKTYEAHEGETLLTLAHRNKVDLEGACEGSLACSTCHLIIDPEWYDKVELHNELSDEENDMLDLAFGLTETSRLGCQIVVTKELDGLRVMLPSETRNVSFAEKEE; from the coding sequence ATGCCGTCGGTGACTTTTGTATCTCAGAATGGAGTTGAGAAAACGTATGAGGCTCATGAAGGGGAAACCCTTCTTACGTTAGCGCACAGGAATAAGGTGGATTTGGAAGGTGCATGCGAAGGTTCGTTGGCTTGCTCCACGTGTCATTTAATCATTGATCCGGAGTGGTATGACAAGGTAGAGTTGCATAACGAGCTGTCTGATGAGGAAAACGATATGCTTGATTTAGCATTTGGTCTGACTGAGACGTCAAGGTTGGGATGTCAAATTGTTGTGACTAAAGAACTCGACGGACTGCGTGTCATGCTTCCTAGCGAGACCAGGAATGTATCCTTTGCTGAAAAAGAGGAGTAA